Proteins encoded together in one Carya illinoinensis cultivar Pawnee chromosome 3, C.illinoinensisPawnee_v1, whole genome shotgun sequence window:
- the LOC122303092 gene encoding EID1-like F-box protein 2 isoform X2 codes for MILTKQYRCIHSASCKCTKGHLSEDVIFLVFQQLNWNPKLIATLSCVCKWFDDLAKRVLWKEFCRTRAPKMMIDLQSNGSHNVDGNWRALGKLLIYCSGCKKGGLFDRIQIPGHFVYRTRFSRTSGKSFLLPQCRSDVLYVSDPCEHLDQGEEGDVGFFRGVFKSFLGSKARKLLIKRGAEFHPTEVCPYCKAKLWNMLQAKMIPQSASCRLGAYEDCIEYYVCLNGHMLGICTLLPLSDSEEASELE; via the coding sequence ATGATTCTAACAAAGCAGTATCGTTGCATACATTCAGCAAGCTGTAAATGCACAAAAGGGCATCTAAGCGAAGATGTGATATTCCTGGTATTTCAACAATTGAACTGGAACCCTAAGTTAATTGCTACTCTGTCCTGTGTATGCAAATGGTTTGATGATCTTGCAAAGAGGGTACTATGGAAGGAGTTTTGCCGAACTAGAGCACCAAAGATGATGATTGATCTGCAATCTAACGGGAGTCACAATGTAGATGGGAACTGGAGAGCACTTGGGAAACTACTTATTTATTGTTCAGGATGTAAGAAAGGTGGCCTGTTTGATAGAATTCAAATCCCAGGCCACTTCGTTTATAGAACTCGGTTCTCTAGGACATCAGGGAAGAGTTTTCTTTTGCCACAATGCAGATCAGATGTTTTGTACGTGTCTGACCCATGTGAACATCTTGATCAAGGGGAGGAAGGGGATGTGGGATTCTTCCGTGGAGTTTTCAAGTCATTCTTGGGGTCAAAGGCGCGGAAGCTGCTAATTAAAAGGGGGGCCGAGTTTCATCCGACAGAGGTGTGTCCCTATTGTAAGGCAAAGTTGTGGAACATGCTGCAAGCCAAGATGATACCACAAAGTGCCAGCTGCAGGTTGGGTGCTTATGAGGATTGCATTGAGTATTATGTGTGTCTCAATGGACATATGCTTGGGATCTGCACCCTTTTACCTTTGTCTGATTCGGAAGAGGCATCTGAGTTGGAGTGA
- the LOC122303094 gene encoding uncharacterized protein LOC122303094 isoform X3 — protein sequence MAEEVGAESETGKVEKAMEGVASIALLPCGSISGHFIQLPHSVCYGLHGTGSEMLQRKKEQSLVVECRGHDAARFHSIDHAHGWENDVVGMVEHKDGKNKILVSFACETLKAEKAAEEHIRQFMPKLAGLDVVVNIGPMSIAGLDFGAEEPDIRQDV from the exons ATGG CAGAGGAAGTAGGAGCAGAATCCGAGACTGGGAAGGTGGAGAAGGCGATGGAAGGAGTGGCATCAATAGCACTGTTGCCATGTGGGTCCATCTCTGGCCACTTCATCCAACTTCCCCATTCTGTCTGCTATGGCCTTCATGGCACAG GTTCTGAAATGTTGCAGAGAAAGAAAGAGCAAAGTCTCGTAGTGGAGTGCAGAGGCCATGATGCTGCCCGCTTCCACAGCATTGATCATGCTCATGG GTGGGAGAATGATGTTGTGGGTATGGTTGAACATAAGGATGGAAAGAACAAGATTTTGGTTTCTTTTGCATGTGAGACACTGAAAGCCGAGAAAGCAGCAGAAGAACATATCAGGCAGTTCATGCCAAAATTGGCCGGGCTCGACGTTGTTG TTAACATCGGTCCAATGAGCATTGCTGGGCTTGACTTTGGAGCAGAAGAACCGGACATTAGGCAGGATGTATGA
- the LOC122303099 gene encoding uncharacterized protein LOC122303099, with the protein MGEDSVHLPVTPERTKPNVNNLRRSSTGKVSSSTPEESVLPHYLRASTGSCHDLCKYGRCHALEAKTRRPMLKRVTKKACDSGSAAVSVDLPRRKETPVVKLKPSPTSKSRASHTPQIVKQEVSIQPSDRKSPVENKVLAERKKKSGVMLKSSPYSKTHTSDTPKAMKQEVPSAEKVRVSAKKGSLKAKDLDLSVKPVASLNPKSLRGEPRSFPNSTVGKSGLRKSDVKTGWMSGTSKVAANKVLAHPAAPLSSKSSVNRVANVNGRKHGDLKTVSPPTNKNKIRKAEPREPNDDKVQEKTLYVIKMETENGPLESDQNESCVIELSPALLSSPKSSSPPHAQSSSSYEEIRQEESENIASEAEDDSPSENNGVESIEEAETVEKGFNGKSRKAGVVHSEDKKGQLLKLKFKRGKVVDSQSLTDNPRRLKFRQGKVLGENHNVKVISRRRSFKRTEVDGDTNGTKPSPQKVVLRHQDVQGKRDAQGLFNNVIEETASKLVETRKSKVKALVGAFETVISLQEKNPS; encoded by the coding sequence ATGGGTGAGGACAGTGTCCATTTACCAGTGACCCCAGAAAGAACTAAGCCAAATGTCAACAATTTGAGGAGAAGTTCTACAGGAAAAGTAAGTTCTTCAACTCCTGAAGAAAGTGTTCTTCCTCATTATCTCAGGGCGTCAACTGGTTCCTGTCATGATCTTTGTAAGTATGGGAGATGTCATGCACTTGAAGCAAAGACAAGACGTCCCATGCTGAAAAGAGTTACTAAAAAAGCATGTGACAGTGGAAGTGCAGCAGTGAGTGTAGATCTGCCAAGGAGAAAGGAGACACCAGTGGTCAAGCTCAAACCTTCACCCACGTCCAAATCCCGTGCATCTCATACCCCTCAAATCGTTAAGCAGGAAGTGTCAATACAACCATCTGACAGAAAAAGTCCTGTGGAAAATAAAGTTCTGGccgaaaggaaaaagaaatctggggtcatgcttaaatcttcaccCTATTCAAAAACCCATACATCCGATACACCCAAAGCCATGAAGCAGGAAGTGCCATCTGCTGAAAAAGTGAGAGTTTCTGCAAAAAAAGGTTCATTGAAGGCTAAAGATTTGGACTTGTCTGTGAAGCCTGTTGCTTCTTTGAATCCAAAATCTTTGAGAGGGGAGCCAAGATCTTTTCCTAATTCAACAGTAGGTAAAAGTGGCCTAAGAAAGAGTGATGTCAAGACGGGCTGGATGTCAGGAACCTCTAAAGTAGCTGCAAATAAGGTCTTGGCTCATCCAGCAGCTCCATTGTCTTCAAAGTCTTCTGTCAATAGAGTTGCAAATGTAAATGGAAGAAAGCATGGGGACTTGAAAACTGTGTCTCCTCCCACGAACAAAAACAAGATCAGAAAGGCTGAACCTAGGGAACCCAATGACGACAAGGTCCAGGAGAAAACCCTGTATGTCATTAAGATGGAAACAGAGAATGGGCCTCTGGAATCTGATCAAAATGAAAGTTGTGTGATTGAATTATCGCCTGCTTTATTGTCATCACCAAAGTCTTCATCCCCCCCACATGCTCAGTCTTCTTCATCATATGAAGAAATTCGTCAAGAGGAATCTGAAAATATAGCAAGTGAAGCAGAAGATGACTCACCCTCAGAAAACAATGGAGTTGAGAGCATAGAAGAAGCAGAAACTGTGGAAAAAGGATTCAATGGCAAGTCCAGAAAGGCTGGAGTGGTTCATTCTGAAGATAAAAAGGGCCAAttgttgaaattgaaattcaagAGAGGGAAGGTAGTTGATAGTCAGTCTTTGACCGACAATCCAAGGAGGCTCAAATTTAGGCAAGGAAAAGTGTTGGGGGAGAACCATAATGTCAAGGTCATTTCCCGAAGAAGAAGCTTTAAGAGGACGGAAGTTGATGGTGACACAAATGGCACCAAACCTAGCCCCCAAAAAGTTGTTTTGAGACATCAAGATGTGCAGGGAAAGAGAGACGCACAGGGTTTGTTTAATAATGTCATTGAAGAAACGGCAAGTAAACTTGTTGAAACCCGGAAGAGCAAGGTTAAGGCATTGGTAGGTGCTTTTGAAACCGTGATCTCCCTCCAAGAGAAAAATCCTTCATAA
- the LOC122303094 gene encoding uncharacterized protein LOC122303094 isoform X2, whose amino-acid sequence MEEVGAESETGKVEKAMEGVASIALLPCGSISGHFIQLPHSVCYGLHGTELECESECSRGEDYRLIKLTIIDYNRKKEQSLVVECRGHDAARFHSIDHAHGWENDVVGMVEHKDGKNKILVSFACETLKAEKAAEEHIRQFMPKLAGLDVVVNIGPMSIAGLDFGAEEPDIRQDV is encoded by the exons ATGG AGGAAGTAGGAGCAGAATCCGAGACTGGGAAGGTGGAGAAGGCGATGGAAGGAGTGGCATCAATAGCACTGTTGCCATGTGGGTCCATCTCTGGCCACTTCATCCAACTTCCCCATTCTGTCTGCTATGGCCTTCATGGCACAG AGTTGGAATGTGAAAGCGAGTGCAGCAGGGGTGAGGATTACCGCTTGATCAAGCTTACAATCATCGACTACAAT AGAAAGAAAGAGCAAAGTCTCGTAGTGGAGTGCAGAGGCCATGATGCTGCCCGCTTCCACAGCATTGATCATGCTCATGG GTGGGAGAATGATGTTGTGGGTATGGTTGAACATAAGGATGGAAAGAACAAGATTTTGGTTTCTTTTGCATGTGAGACACTGAAAGCCGAGAAAGCAGCAGAAGAACATATCAGGCAGTTCATGCCAAAATTGGCCGGGCTCGACGTTGTTG TTAACATCGGTCCAATGAGCATTGCTGGGCTTGACTTTGGAGCAGAAGAACCGGACATTAGGCAGGATGTATGA
- the LOC122303094 gene encoding uncharacterized protein LOC122303094 isoform X1 has translation MAEEVGAESETGKVEKAMEGVASIALLPCGSISGHFIQLPHSVCYGLHGTELECESECSRGEDYRLIKLTIIDYNRKKEQSLVVECRGHDAARFHSIDHAHGWENDVVGMVEHKDGKNKILVSFACETLKAEKAAEEHIRQFMPKLAGLDVVVNIGPMSIAGLDFGAEEPDIRQDV, from the exons ATGG CAGAGGAAGTAGGAGCAGAATCCGAGACTGGGAAGGTGGAGAAGGCGATGGAAGGAGTGGCATCAATAGCACTGTTGCCATGTGGGTCCATCTCTGGCCACTTCATCCAACTTCCCCATTCTGTCTGCTATGGCCTTCATGGCACAG AGTTGGAATGTGAAAGCGAGTGCAGCAGGGGTGAGGATTACCGCTTGATCAAGCTTACAATCATCGACTACAAT AGAAAGAAAGAGCAAAGTCTCGTAGTGGAGTGCAGAGGCCATGATGCTGCCCGCTTCCACAGCATTGATCATGCTCATGG GTGGGAGAATGATGTTGTGGGTATGGTTGAACATAAGGATGGAAAGAACAAGATTTTGGTTTCTTTTGCATGTGAGACACTGAAAGCCGAGAAAGCAGCAGAAGAACATATCAGGCAGTTCATGCCAAAATTGGCCGGGCTCGACGTTGTTG TTAACATCGGTCCAATGAGCATTGCTGGGCTTGACTTTGGAGCAGAAGAACCGGACATTAGGCAGGATGTATGA
- the LOC122303092 gene encoding EID1-like F-box protein 2 isoform X1 — protein sequence MWLAMILTKQYRCIHSASCKCTKGHLSEDVIFLVFQQLNWNPKLIATLSCVCKWFDDLAKRVLWKEFCRTRAPKMMIDLQSNGSHNVDGNWRALGKLLIYCSGCKKGGLFDRIQIPGHFVYRTRFSRTSGKSFLLPQCRSDVLYVSDPCEHLDQGEEGDVGFFRGVFKSFLGSKARKLLIKRGAEFHPTEVCPYCKAKLWNMLQAKMIPQSASCRLGAYEDCIEYYVCLNGHMLGICTLLPLSDSEEASELE from the exons AT GTGGCTGGCAATGATTCTAACAAAGCAGTATCGTTGCATACATTCAGCAAGCTGTAAATGCACAAAAGGGCATCTAAGCGAAGATGTGATATTCCTGGTATTTCAACAATTGAACTGGAACCCTAAGTTAATTGCTACTCTGTCCTGTGTATGCAAATGGTTTGATGATCTTGCAAAGAGGGTACTATGGAAGGAGTTTTGCCGAACTAGAGCACCAAAGATGATGATTGATCTGCAATCTAACGGGAGTCACAATGTAGATGGGAACTGGAGAGCACTTGGGAAACTACTTATTTATTGTTCAGGATGTAAGAAAGGTGGCCTGTTTGATAGAATTCAAATCCCAGGCCACTTCGTTTATAGAACTCGGTTCTCTAGGACATCAGGGAAGAGTTTTCTTTTGCCACAATGCAGATCAGATGTTTTGTACGTGTCTGACCCATGTGAACATCTTGATCAAGGGGAGGAAGGGGATGTGGGATTCTTCCGTGGAGTTTTCAAGTCATTCTTGGGGTCAAAGGCGCGGAAGCTGCTAATTAAAAGGGGGGCCGAGTTTCATCCGACAGAGGTGTGTCCCTATTGTAAGGCAAAGTTGTGGAACATGCTGCAAGCCAAGATGATACCACAAAGTGCCAGCTGCAGGTTGGGTGCTTATGAGGATTGCATTGAGTATTATGTGTGTCTCAATGGACATATGCTTGGGATCTGCACCCTTTTACCTTTGTCTGATTCGGAAGAGGCATCTGAGTTGGAGTGA
- the LOC122303091 gene encoding chaperone protein ClpB3, chloroplastic, which yields MASTTTSFFWVSPGLLQSAWTNCCDRNGLFGQPPRPSMSFCPAKSKPLMGLKSLQLCRNGAFPNGFRKFCRTPRLLVVRCEASSGRITQQDFTDMAWQAIVSSPEVAKENKHQIVETEHLMKSLLEQKNGLARRIFSKVGVDNTRLLEATDKFIQRQPKVLGESAGSMLGRDLEALIQQAREYKKEYGDSFISVEHLVLGFTKDQRFGKQLFRDFQISLQTLKAAVEAIRGRQSVIDQDPEGKYEALEKYGKDLTAMAKEGKLDPVIGRDDEIRRCIQILSRRTKNNPVLIGEPGVGKTAISEGLAQRIVQGDVPQALMNRKLISLDMGALIAGAKYRGEFEDRLKAVLKEVTESDGQTILFIDEIHTVVGAGATNGAMDAGNLLKPMLGRGELRCIGATTLDEYRKYIEKDPALERRFQQVYVDQPTVEDTISILRGLRERYELHHGVRISDSALVGAAILSDRYISGRFLPDKAIDLVDEAAAKLKMEITSKPTALDEINRSVLKLEMERLSLMNDTDKASKDRLNRLEAELSLLKEKQAQLTEQWEHEKSVMTRIQSIKEEIDRVNLEIQQAEREYDLNRAAELKYGSLNSLQRQLESAEKELDEYMNSGKSMLREEVTENDIAEIVSKWTGIPLSKLQESEREKLLHLEGELHKRVVGQDPAVKSVAEAIQRSRAGLSDPHRPIASFMFMGPTGVGKTELAKALASYLFNTEEALVRIDMSEYMEKHAVSRLIGAPPGYVGYEEGGQLTETVRRRPYAVILFDEIEKAHSDVFNVFLQILDDGRVTDSQGRTVSFTNTIIIMTSNVGSQYILNTEDDTSPEKLAYETIKQRVLDAARSVFRPEFMNRVDEYIVFQPLDREQINSIVRLQLERVQKRLADRKITIRVTHAAVQLLGSLGYDPNYGARPVKRVIQQNVENELAKSILKGEFKDEDSVLIDTDLTAFSNGQLPQQKLVFRKLGTGSETPAAEDKEAFSPTP from the exons ATGGCCTCGACGACCACGTCCTTCTTCTGGGTCAGTCCCGGTCTTTTGCAGTCAGCCTGGACCAACTGTTGCGATCGAAATGGTTTGTTCGGTCAGCCTCCGCGGCCCTCTATGAGCTTCTGTCCCGCGAAATCCAAACCGCTCATGGGCTTGAAGTCACTGCAACTGTGCAGAAACGGTGCGTTCCCAAACGGGTTTCGGAAATTTTGTCGGACTCCTAGGCTGCTTGTTGTCCGTTGTGAAGCTTCAAGTGGAAGG ATAACGCAACAAGATTTTACGGATATGGCGTGGCAAGCAATTGTCTCATCCCCAGAAGTGGCGAAAGAGAACAAGCATCAGATAGTGGAGACAGAGCATTTGATGAAGTCCCTTTTGGAGCAGAAGAATGGGCTTGCTCGCAGGATATTCTCGAAGGTTGGAGTTGACAATACCCGCCTTTTAGAGGCCACTGATAAGTTCATCCAACGTCAACCGAAG GTTCTTGGTGAATCAGCTGGCTCAATGTTAGGACGTGATTTGGAAGCCTTAATTCAGCAAGCGAGGGAATACAAGAAAGAGTATGGGGATTCATTTATTTCTGTTGAGCATTTGGTTCTGGGTTTCACCAAAGATCAACGATTTGGGAAGCAATTATTTAGAGATTTTCAAATATCGCTGCAAACCTTGAAAGCTGCAGTAGAAGCTATTAGGGGACGCCAATCAGTTATCGACCAAG ATCCTGAGGGGAAGTATGAAGCACTGGAAAAATACGGAAAAGATTTGACAGCCATGGCAAAAGAAGGGAAGCTTGACCCAGTAATTGGAAGAGATGATGAAATACGTAGGTGCATCCAGATTCTCTCAAGGAGAACAAAGAACAATCCTGTTCTAATTGGTGAGCCTGGCGTAGGGAAAACTGCAATATCTGAAGG GCTTGCTCAAAGAATCGTGCAAGGAGATGTTCCTCAAGCTTTGATGAATCGTAAG CTAATATCCCTTGACATGGGTGCACTAATTGCTGGGGCAAAATATCGGGGAGAATTTGAAGATAGACTGAAGGCCGTACTCAAGGAAGTTACAGAATCAGATGGTCAAACTATTCTCTTCATTGATGAGATCCATACAGTTGTTGGTGCAG GTGCTACAAATGGTGCAATGGATGCAGGCAATCTGTTGAAGCCTATGCTTGGTCGGGGAGAGTTGCGGTGTATCGGTGCAACAACTCTGGATGAATATCGTAAGTATATTGAGAAAGATCCAGCATTGGAGCGTCGTTTTCAGCAAGTTTATGTTGATCAACCTACGGTTGAAGATACCATTTCCATACTGCGAGGACTGCGTGAAAGATATGAGCTGCATCACGGAGTCCGCATTTCTGATAGTGCACTTGTGGGAGCAGCGATTCTATCCGATCGTTACATCAGTGGCCGGTTTTTACCTGACAAAG CTATTGACCTAGTTGATGAAGCAGCTGCCAAACTTAAAATGGAAATTACTTCAAAACCAACTGCCCTGGATGAGATTAATCGTTCAGTGTTGAAGCTGGAAATGGAGAGGCTCTCTCTCATGAATGATACAGATAAGGCTTCTAAAGATAGGTTGAACCGGCTTGAGGCTGAGTTGTCTCTCCTCAAGGAGAAACAAGCCCAGCTCACTGAACAGTGGGAGCATGAAAAGTCTGTCATGACCCGTATTCAGTCAATCAAAGAAGAG ATTGACAGGGTAAATCTGGAGATCCAGCAGGCTGAACGGGAGTATGATCTTAATCGTGCTGCAGAACTGAAGTATGGCAGCCTCAACTCTTTGCAACGACAACTTGAAAGTGCAGAAAAAGAGCTGGATGAATATATGAACTCTGGAAAGTCTATGCTGAGAGAGGAAGTTACGGAAAATGACATTGCTGAAATTGTCAGTAAATGGACAGGTATCCCTCTTTCCAAGCTTCAAGAATCCGAGAGGGAGAAGCTATTACATTTGGAGGGAGAGCTGCATAAACGTGTTGTGGGCCAAGATCCTGCAGTGAAATCAGTAGCTGAGGCTATTCAGCGATCTCGAGCTGGTCTCTCAGATCCTCACCGTCCAATTGCTAGTTTTATGTTCATGGGTCCTACTGGTGTTGGAAAGACAGAACTAGCTAAGGCACTTGCTTCCTACTTGTTCAACACAGAAGAAGCTCTTGTTCGAATAGATATGAGTGAATACATGGAAAAGCATGCTGTTTCAAGATTGATTGGGGCCCCACCCGGTTATGTGGGATATGAGGAAGGTGGACAACTGACTGAGACAGTTCGCAGGAGGCCATATGCAGTCATTCTGTTTGATGAGATAGAAAAGGCCCATTCCGATGTGTTTAATGTGTTCCTTCAGATTTTAGATGATGGGAGAGTGACTGATTCCCAAGGTCGCACTGTGAGCTTTACTAACACAATTATCATTATGACATCAAATGTGGGTTCACAGTACATACTCAACACAGAAGATGACACATCACCAGAGAAATTAGCATATGAAACTATTAAGCAGCGAGTACTGGATGCTGCAAGATCAGTCTTCCGTCCCGAGTTTATGAATAGGGTTGACGAATATATAGTTTTCCAGCCTCTGGACCGGGAGCAGATAAACAGCATCGTCAGGTTACAG TTGGAGCGGGTGCAAAAGAGGCTTGCAGACCGGAAGATAACGATCCGGGTGACGCATGCAGCTGTTCAGCTCCTTGGAAGTCTTGGATATGACCCGAACTATGGTGCGAGGCCAGTCAAGCGAGTGATTCAGCAGAATGTTGAAAATGAACTAGCTAAGAGTATCTTGAAGGGCGAGTTTAAGGATGAAGACAGTGTGTTAATAGACACAGACCTTACGGCATTTTCTAATGGCCAGCTTCCCCAACAAAAGCTTGTCTTCAGGAAGCTTGGAACTGGTTCAGAAACTCCAGCTGCGGAGGACAAAGAAGCTTTCTCACCCACTCCCTGA
- the LOC122303095 gene encoding membrane-anchored ubiquitin-fold protein 1-like: protein MAAVQNQLEIKFRLTDGSDIGPKSFPVASSVANLKESILAQWPKEKENGPRTVKDVKLISAGKILENNRTLGECQSPLCEIPGGVTTMHVIVQPPSSDKEKKGGSQPKENKCLCVIL, encoded by the exons ATGGCTGCGGTGCAAAATCAATTAGAGATCAAGTTTAGGTTGACTGATGGATCGGATATCGGCCCCAAAAGCTTTCCCGTTGCCTCAAGTGTTGCAAATTTAAAGGAAAGCATTCTTGCTCAATGGCCAAAAG agAAGGAGAATGGTCCAAGGACAGTGAAAGATGTCAAGTTAATAAGTGCAGGCAAAATATTGGAGAACAACAGAACACTAGGGGAGTGCCAGAGCCCATTATGTGAAATCCCTGGTGGAGTCACGACCATGCATGTCATCGTTCAGCCACCTTCTTCAGATAAAG AAAAGAAAGGGGGAAGCCAACCAAAGGAGAACAAGTGTCTATGTGTTATCTTATGA